A genomic region of Nostoc sp. UHCC 0702 contains the following coding sequences:
- a CDS encoding DUF1842 domain-containing protein: MESTLTKKNELVGLFVACYQIGGDKPGAPLFKVHLTVHTPTETINGLGQITQAIHPPLDISTKLDGNYTYMTVMPHNVHILVTTTGYPLIQWPQHTGIGPVILPNVHLRMVLSEDWKTGTASYKYIDNNGKWQKIEDAPVKLVASNTPVNENKEGNLVIKEFSNPLKIGEVGCFSGEENASTGYSWEYIIDNSGVYKLAEKVVIPPMPPIPGAPAMIIWKFQAVKEGKGSISFELYPPGKREPIEKVVFNIEVTK, from the coding sequence ATGGAAAGCACATTGACTAAGAAGAATGAGTTGGTTGGGTTGTTTGTCGCTTGTTATCAAATTGGTGGCGATAAGCCTGGTGCCCCTTTATTCAAAGTTCACCTGACTGTACATACACCTACTGAAACCATCAATGGTTTAGGCCAAATTACTCAAGCAATTCATCCACCTCTGGATATTTCAACAAAACTAGATGGTAACTACACCTACATGACGGTGATGCCTCACAATGTCCATATTCTTGTCACTACTACAGGGTATCCGCTCATCCAATGGCCACAGCATACAGGAATAGGGCCAGTTATCCTACCCAATGTTCATCTGCGGATGGTTCTTTCAGAAGATTGGAAGACAGGAACAGCTAGTTACAAATACATCGATAACAATGGCAAATGGCAGAAAATTGAGGATGCCCCAGTCAAGTTGGTAGCTTCTAATACCCCCGTTAATGAAAATAAAGAAGGTAATTTGGTCATTAAAGAGTTTTCCAATCCATTAAAGATTGGAGAAGTAGGTTGCTTTTCTGGAGAGGAAAATGCCTCTACTGGCTATTCATGGGAGTATATTATAGACAATTCTGGTGTTTACAAACTGGCTGAAAAGGTAGTGATTCCTCCAATGCCCCCTATTCCGGGCGCTCCAGCAATGATCATTTGGAAGTTTCAAGCAGTCAAAGAAGGTAAAGGTTCTATCAGCTTTGAGCTTTATCCCCCCGGAAAACGAGAGCCGATTGAAAAAGTTGTCTTTAACATTGAAGTGACTAAGTAA
- a CDS encoding XisH family protein — protein sequence MAKDVFHQQVKNALIKDGWTITHDPLTIRISEAVKLQIDLAAESAIAAERDSEKIAVEIKSFVGDSDISTFHTALGQYLNYCQALEEQEPDRIVYLAIPWETYQDFFQLSFIQRTLRRYQVKLMIYDPQLEEIKQWIK from the coding sequence ATGGCTAAAGATGTTTTCCATCAACAGGTTAAAAATGCATTAATTAAAGACGGATGGACTATCACCCATGACCCTCTGACCATTCGCATTAGCGAAGCCGTAAAATTACAAATTGATTTGGCAGCAGAAAGTGCGATCGCCGCAGAACGGGACTCAGAAAAAATTGCTGTAGAAATTAAAAGCTTTGTTGGGGACTCAGATATAAGCACATTTCATACTGCTTTGGGACAATATCTTAACTATTGTCAAGCACTTGAAGAACAAGAACCAGACCGAATTGTTTACCTAGCCATTCCCTGGGAAACCTATCAGGATTTTTTTCAGCTTTCCTTCATCCAACGCACTCTTAGACGTTACCAAGTCAAATTGATGATTTACGATCCTCAACTGGAGGAAATTAAGCAATGGATAAAATAG
- a CDS encoding Uma2 family endonuclease produces the protein MSETTLPAPLIELPPTQAELPYDDGVPMESARHKVQMDLLIDALIPWLSQREDGFVGGNMFVYYSLAQVRNQDFRGRDFFVVLGVPKGERKSWVVWEEGKAPDVVIELLSESTATVDKNEKKLIYQNQMRVPEYFWYDPFNPDDWAGFSIQQRVYQPLVPNEQNQLVSESLGLALQRWQGNYKGIDATWLRWATLEGELLPTPEEQERQRAEQERQRADRAESQLLQTARNLLAGGMTVEQVAKITGMDVGAIAPLIPTSEL, from the coding sequence ATGTCAGAAACTACCCTACCTGCACCCCTAATTGAACTTCCACCCACCCAAGCAGAACTGCCCTATGATGATGGTGTCCCAATGGAAAGCGCACGCCACAAAGTCCAGATGGACTTGCTGATAGATGCTTTAATCCCTTGGTTATCACAGCGAGAAGATGGATTTGTCGGCGGCAATATGTTTGTCTACTACAGTCTGGCGCAGGTACGAAACCAAGACTTTAGAGGGCGGGACTTTTTTGTGGTGTTGGGTGTGCCAAAAGGTGAACGCAAAAGTTGGGTAGTTTGGGAAGAAGGGAAAGCCCCGGATGTTGTGATTGAGTTGCTTTCCGAAAGTACAGCTACTGTAGATAAAAACGAGAAAAAGCTGATTTATCAAAATCAAATGCGCGTACCAGAGTATTTCTGGTATGACCCGTTTAACCCAGATGATTGGGCGGGTTTTTCTATCCAACAGAGAGTTTATCAACCCCTGGTTCCTAATGAACAAAATCAATTGGTGAGTGAATCTTTAGGGTTGGCTTTGCAGCGTTGGCAGGGAAATTACAAAGGAATTGATGCAACTTGGTTACGCTGGGCGACTTTGGAGGGAGAATTACTACCAACGCCTGAAGAACAGGAACGCCAACGAGCCGAACAGGAACGCCAAAGAGCAGACAGAGCAGAGTCGCAGTTATTACAAACGGCACGCAACTTATTGGCGGGTGGGATGACGGTGGAACAGGTAGCGAAGATTACAGGTATGGATGTGGGGGCGATCGCACCATTGATACCAACATCTGAGTTGTGA
- a CDS encoding zinc-dependent metalloprotease, giving the protein MNRVTFYVILLHSLFLGITTVNAESLPGNAANTTLHNNTKADADLKVKKTKEDEVDNYTKQKSGIVKNATFKPELGETQLLKQFTSKVWVINQNKQVQQQPFMWVVQDPKKAGQQPYLKAEKTPEKPEQKPKPSEKPPKKDDLEAFDEVVKDTEKISGLFTLYRNKEKNKIYLELKPEQLKKNYLATATLESGIGERGIYSGMPLQDFLFYLQRVDNNLHFVVRNVNFRTREGDPQARSLARSFSDSVLYSVAIKSIHPQRKTILVDLGDLLLTDLAGLSGSFGLSVSTDQSYFGNAKAFPENVEIESVMNFSNSGSSSDRNNEALNFASLPDSRGFTLRVHYSLSQLPDQDYRPRLADERVGYFITAYQDLTKDDRRDAFVRYINRWHLEKQDPNAAISPPKKPIVFWIDNAVPFEYRDAIKEGVLMWNKAFLKAGFKDAIEVRQMPDNATWDPADIRYNTIRWINTVDGYFAMGPSRVNPLTGEILDADILVDASFVRALKSEYRSIVQPNQTSTRTSLSMLMQNRLLCANGFSAKGNDIAQQQGQKKVLLPRLSKLAGEYDLCYGMEAANQFAFGSLAMTLLQDTTDSQERVKQYIHQYLRLIIAHEVGHTLGLRHNFRGSTLLKPEEMNNREITQTKGLTTSVMDYIPPNIAPQGTKQGDYFPNMVGLYDEWAIQYGYTATLATSPIAEKPILQEIANQSYKPEYAYATDEDVYDLDPTADAWDNSGNVLLYSQWQLENSLVMWERLKRRFPVAGENYSDLSDRFNTVLNNYFQQIYYTSKYIGGQSFYRVQPDEIGASKLTSAIGQNRLPFVPVPIEEQRQALKTLQKYVFAEDALNFSPELLNKLAPSRWRHWGSTPLVGRLDYPISEWVLYMQSSVLRDLLSGDRLSRLKDIELKTPTGQSLTMPELFDTLQSGIWTEVIKPKGGSLKISSLRRGLQREYLEILAAMVLRKEYVPEDARTLAWYKLRQLNEKLKQVDSQDEYTEAHLLETRDRIEKILNAPLQGN; this is encoded by the coding sequence ATGAATAGAGTAACTTTTTATGTAATTTTGTTGCATAGTTTGTTTTTAGGAATCACAACTGTGAATGCTGAGTCACTACCTGGGAATGCAGCTAATACAACGTTGCACAACAACACTAAAGCAGATGCAGATCTTAAGGTTAAGAAAACAAAAGAAGATGAGGTTGATAACTACACAAAACAAAAATCAGGGATAGTGAAGAATGCTACCTTCAAACCTGAGTTGGGAGAAACGCAGCTTTTAAAACAATTCACTTCAAAAGTGTGGGTAATTAATCAAAATAAACAAGTACAGCAACAGCCTTTTATGTGGGTAGTTCAAGACCCAAAAAAAGCCGGACAGCAACCATATTTAAAAGCTGAAAAAACCCCAGAAAAGCCAGAACAAAAACCTAAACCAAGTGAAAAACCACCAAAAAAGGATGATTTAGAAGCATTTGATGAAGTTGTTAAAGATACAGAAAAAATCTCAGGATTATTCACTCTCTATCGTAATAAAGAAAAGAATAAGATTTATTTAGAACTTAAACCAGAGCAGTTAAAGAAAAATTACTTAGCTACGGCAACGCTGGAATCGGGCATTGGTGAACGAGGTATTTACAGCGGTATGCCTTTGCAAGATTTTTTGTTTTATTTACAAAGGGTGGATAATAATCTACATTTTGTTGTGCGTAATGTCAACTTTCGCACTCGTGAAGGAGATCCGCAAGCGCGATCGCTAGCCCGTTCGTTTAGTGATTCTGTTCTTTATAGTGTTGCCATCAAAAGCATTCATCCACAACGTAAAACAATTCTCGTCGATTTAGGTGACTTGCTGCTGACAGATTTGGCAGGATTATCAGGGAGTTTTGGTTTGTCTGTCAGCACAGATCAGTCTTATTTTGGTAATGCCAAAGCCTTTCCTGAGAACGTGGAAATCGAGTCTGTGATGAATTTTTCTAACAGTGGTAGTAGTAGCGATCGCAACAATGAAGCGCTGAATTTTGCTTCACTACCAGATAGCCGTGGTTTCACCTTACGGGTTCACTACAGTTTGTCCCAACTCCCAGACCAAGATTACCGTCCGCGTTTGGCTGACGAACGTGTGGGTTATTTCATCACTGCTTACCAAGACTTAACCAAGGACGATCGCCGCGATGCCTTTGTGCGCTACATTAATCGCTGGCATTTGGAAAAACAAGACCCCAATGCCGCAATTTCGCCACCGAAAAAACCCATTGTCTTCTGGATTGATAACGCTGTACCTTTTGAATACCGCGATGCCATCAAAGAAGGTGTGCTGATGTGGAACAAAGCATTTCTCAAGGCAGGATTTAAAGATGCCATAGAAGTGCGACAAATGCCAGATAACGCCACATGGGATCCAGCAGACATCCGCTACAACACAATTCGCTGGATTAATACAGTAGATGGTTATTTTGCTATGGGCCCATCCCGTGTTAACCCTTTGACTGGAGAAATTTTAGACGCAGACATTTTAGTAGATGCCAGTTTTGTGCGGGCGCTGAAGAGTGAGTATCGTAGCATCGTCCAACCTAACCAAACATCAACGCGCACATCCTTATCAATGTTGATGCAAAATCGCCTGCTTTGCGCTAATGGTTTCAGTGCGAAAGGCAATGATATTGCCCAGCAACAAGGACAAAAAAAGGTTTTATTACCCCGTTTATCCAAACTTGCAGGTGAGTACGATTTGTGCTATGGCATGGAAGCCGCCAATCAGTTTGCCTTTGGTTCCTTGGCGATGACACTTTTACAAGACACCACAGACAGCCAAGAACGGGTGAAACAGTATATACATCAATATTTACGTTTAATTATTGCTCATGAAGTTGGTCATACCCTTGGTTTACGGCATAACTTCCGTGGTAGCACCTTACTAAAACCAGAGGAGATGAATAACAGGGAGATTACCCAAACCAAAGGGCTAACGACTTCGGTAATGGATTACATTCCACCAAACATTGCACCTCAAGGTACAAAACAGGGAGATTATTTCCCCAATATGGTGGGATTATACGATGAGTGGGCGATTCAGTACGGTTACACAGCGACTCTAGCAACAAGTCCCATCGCTGAAAAGCCAATATTGCAAGAAATTGCTAACCAATCTTACAAGCCTGAGTATGCTTATGCCACTGACGAAGATGTATATGACCTCGACCCAACCGCCGATGCTTGGGACAACAGTGGCAATGTGTTGCTTTATTCCCAGTGGCAGTTAGAGAATTCCCTGGTGATGTGGGAACGTCTCAAACGGCGTTTCCCAGTTGCAGGCGAGAATTACAGCGATTTGAGCGATCGCTTCAACACCGTTTTAAATAATTATTTTCAGCAAATATACTATACTAGTAAGTATATTGGCGGACAGTCTTTTTATCGAGTCCAGCCGGATGAAATCGGAGCTAGCAAGCTAACCTCCGCCATAGGTCAAAACCGATTACCATTTGTACCAGTACCCATTGAAGAACAACGGCAAGCATTAAAAACTTTGCAAAAGTATGTATTTGCCGAAGATGCACTGAATTTTTCACCAGAACTCCTGAATAAATTAGCACCTTCCCGTTGGCGGCATTGGGGTAGTACTCCCCTTGTTGGTCGTTTGGATTATCCAATTTCTGAGTGGGTATTGTACATGCAAAGTTCAGTATTGCGAGATTTACTTTCAGGCGATCGCCTCTCCCGTCTCAAAGACATTGAACTCAAAACTCCAACAGGACAATCACTGACGATGCCTGAATTGTTTGATACTTTGCAGTCAGGCATCTGGACGGAGGTAATCAAACCCAAAGGCGGCTCTTTGAAGATTAGCAGCCTGCGACGAGGACTGCAACGAGAATACCTAGAAATTTTGGCGGCTATGGTGTTGCGGAAAGAATACGTTCCAGAAGATGCCCGGACTCTGGCATGGTATAAACTGAGGCAGCTAAATGAAAAACTCAAACAAGTAGATTCCCAAGATGAGTATACCGAAGCCCACTTATTAGAAACACGCGATCGCATCGAAAAAATCTTAAATGCGCCATTGCAGGGGAATTAA
- a CDS encoding DUF2235 domain-containing protein: MKRRLIVCCDGTWQDLEQKCPTNVVKIAQAIKPVDDNDIHQIVYYDEGLGTKQINTKQSIIDVLMKLGGGALGLGIDHKIQDAYRFLCINYEPNDEIYLFGFSRGAYTVRCLAGLIYNSGLLPRQFIRKIPDAYELYREKQNSDNAPNGKNAVNFRIKNNEMESVPPIKALCCWDTVASLGLPDLIPGMKLDKEFNERYRFFDDKVNPSIEKAIHAVAIDEIRKVFDVTLMESSKPDQVTQLWFPGCHGCVGGGSKEEQGLSDGALIWMMEQVENLGLALDRSCVENGINPRYDIPFDNTPKFPFNVGSPNIRKVTGEFSDLHESVKQRWQDPNCHYRPDNLMQFQEQLNSHQLQIPQFLERVC, encoded by the coding sequence ATGAAACGTCGTCTTATTGTCTGTTGTGATGGAACTTGGCAGGATTTAGAACAAAAATGTCCGACCAATGTTGTCAAAATAGCTCAAGCTATTAAACCAGTTGATGATAATGATATCCATCAGATCGTCTATTACGATGAAGGTTTGGGAACGAAACAAATCAATACCAAGCAGTCTATCATCGATGTTCTGATGAAACTTGGTGGGGGTGCGTTAGGGTTAGGAATTGACCATAAAATCCAGGATGCTTATCGTTTTCTCTGCATTAATTATGAGCCAAATGATGAAATTTATTTATTTGGTTTCAGTCGTGGTGCTTATACTGTACGCTGTTTAGCAGGGTTAATTTATAACTCTGGTTTATTACCTCGGCAATTCATCCGAAAAATACCAGATGCCTACGAGCTTTATCGAGAAAAGCAAAATTCTGACAATGCACCTAACGGTAAAAATGCCGTCAATTTCCGTATTAAAAATAATGAAATGGAATCAGTTCCGCCAATCAAAGCCTTATGTTGTTGGGATACAGTAGCTTCCCTTGGGCTTCCCGATTTGATTCCTGGGATGAAGTTAGATAAAGAGTTTAATGAAAGATATCGCTTTTTTGATGACAAAGTTAATCCCTCAATTGAAAAGGCTATCCATGCAGTTGCGATTGATGAAATCCGCAAAGTTTTTGATGTAACTCTAATGGAATCTAGTAAACCAGATCAAGTGACTCAGCTTTGGTTTCCGGGATGTCATGGATGTGTTGGTGGTGGTTCTAAAGAGGAGCAGGGATTATCAGATGGTGCTTTAATTTGGATGATGGAACAGGTCGAAAACCTGGGATTAGCTCTGGATAGAAGTTGTGTTGAAAATGGTATTAACCCGAGATATGATATACCTTTCGATAACACACCAAAATTCCCATTTAATGTTGGAAGTCCGAATATTCGTAAAGTGACTGGTGAATTTTCTGATTTACATGAAAGTGTCAAGCAGCGTTGGCAAGATCCCAATTGTCACTATCGACCAGATAATCTTATGCAGTTTCAGGAACAACTAAATTCACACCAATTGCAAATTCCTCAGTTTTTAGAACGCGTGTGTTAG
- a CDS encoding AAA family ATPase encodes MKSPQRSRRRGVILTPQGLQKLEDAKSASENYENFGKRYTREALSFRMGLDPDTVAKVFACEIGVDRQTLKYCFQTFNLQLEPHDYQLANPDINPQEGYTKNSNRIDWGEAPDVSLFYGRTEELATLKRWILAASGTNQAIPCRFVTLVGMGGMGKTWLSVKLAQQLQGQFEFVIWRSLLAAPSVNDLLADLINVLSDGKETDLPQSFNHRITRLIHYLQSHRCLLVLDGADRIITECDAREINCRDCIWLDHNSNGEYCELFRRVGEASHQSCLMLTSRVKFHEITPLEGKTRPVRVLCLEGLEVTDIQQLFATKGTFRGTLDEWNRLTESYAGNPHVLNRIATTIQQLFDGSITEFLEQKVTVFGTVLNGLDPEFEHLSDAAKATIQYMVLNRQPISFSQLRTKMSSSVSSQELLESLELLQARAWINTKAGLFSLQPMMIEYIKSFFLTKSSPNFNRSHFLSKNIKSGSN; translated from the coding sequence ATGAAATCCCCACAAAGAAGCCGTAGACGTGGTGTAATCCTCACGCCCCAAGGATTGCAGAAACTCGAAGATGCAAAATCTGCATCAGAAAATTATGAAAATTTTGGTAAACGTTATACCCGTGAAGCCTTAAGTTTTCGCATGGGGTTAGACCCAGATACAGTAGCAAAGGTATTTGCTTGTGAAATCGGGGTAGACCGGCAAACTCTCAAGTATTGTTTCCAAACATTCAACCTACAACTAGAACCTCATGACTATCAGTTAGCCAATCCTGATATCAATCCGCAGGAAGGCTACACAAAAAATTCAAATAGAATTGATTGGGGAGAAGCCCCAGATGTATCGCTTTTTTACGGACGCACGGAAGAACTGGCAACTCTCAAGCGCTGGATTCTAGCTGCATCTGGTACAAATCAAGCAATACCCTGCCGTTTCGTTACTTTAGTAGGTATGGGTGGTATGGGCAAAACTTGGTTATCCGTAAAGCTTGCTCAACAACTTCAGGGCCAGTTTGAGTTTGTGATTTGGCGATCGCTACTCGCTGCTCCTTCAGTTAACGATCTGCTGGCAGATTTGATCAACGTTCTCTCGGATGGTAAAGAAACTGATCTGCCACAATCATTCAATCACAGAATTACACGACTGATTCATTATCTACAAAGTCATCGTTGCTTACTAGTTTTAGACGGTGCTGACAGAATTATCACTGAATGTGATGCACGAGAAATTAACTGTCGAGACTGCATCTGGCTCGACCACAATTCCAACGGGGAGTACTGCGAGTTGTTTCGCAGAGTGGGAGAAGCCAGCCATCAAAGTTGCTTAATGTTGACTAGTCGTGTCAAATTTCATGAAATCACCCCTCTTGAAGGAAAGACACGACCTGTACGAGTATTGTGTCTCGAAGGTTTAGAGGTTACAGACATACAACAACTTTTCGCAACAAAAGGAACCTTTAGAGGAACGCTAGACGAATGGAATCGATTAACTGAATCCTATGCAGGGAATCCTCATGTCCTGAACCGCATTGCCACAACGATTCAACAGTTATTTGATGGTAGTATCACAGAATTTTTAGAACAAAAAGTGACAGTTTTTGGTACGGTTCTCAACGGTTTAGATCCAGAATTTGAACACCTATCGGATGCAGCTAAAGCAACAATTCAATACATGGTACTCAATCGCCAACCCATTTCTTTTTCACAGCTACGAACAAAGATGTCATCATCAGTTTCATCCCAAGAACTTTTAGAATCTTTGGAATTACTGCAAGCGCGAGCGTGGATTAATACCAAAGCAGGTCTTTTCTCTCTCCAACCAATGATGATTGAATATATCAAATCTTTTTTCTTAACGAAAAGCTCACCAAATTTCAACCGTTCGCATTTCTTGAGCAAAAACATCAAATCAGGTAGTAATTGA
- a CDS encoding XisI protein, translated as MDKIERYRQLVKQILTEHAQMGTISDTVKAELIFDSEHDHYQLAYVGWQGDKRVFGPVMHFDIQDGKIWIQYNGTEDLVAERLLEMGVPSSDIVLGFHSAFKRQFTRYAIG; from the coding sequence ATGGATAAAATAGAGCGCTATCGACAATTGGTAAAGCAAATTTTAACTGAACATGCCCAAATGGGAACTATCAGCGATACGGTAAAGGCCGAGTTAATATTTGACAGCGAACATGACCATTATCAACTTGCTTATGTAGGGTGGCAAGGAGATAAGCGTGTATTTGGCCCTGTTATGCACTTTGATATTCAAGATGGCAAAATTTGGATTCAATATAACGGTACTGAAGACTTAGTTGCTGAAAGGTTGCTGGAGATGGGCGTACCCAGTTCAGATATTGTCTTGGGTTTTCATTCCGCTTTTAAACGTCAATTTACCCGTTATGCAATTGGTTAA
- a CDS encoding endonuclease/exonuclease/phosphatase family protein, whose product MLVVTWNMQGATGSGESKWNTDVKRLFLQAGVNVACLQECGNPPPSAVAAPAPAWLPGFAPPMGLIPTYLLWNLGTTSRPFNVYIVWIETDPTGHRNNVAVASMLPALNIIYIPNPLRGRSAIGMRLLYGLSFYNLINPNF is encoded by the coding sequence ATGCTTGTTGTCACTTGGAATATGCAAGGAGCAACAGGAAGTGGTGAGAGTAAATGGAACACAGATGTTAAACGGCTCTTTCTTCAGGCAGGAGTTAATGTAGCTTGCTTACAAGAGTGTGGCAACCCTCCGCCGTCTGCTGTAGCAGCACCAGCACCAGCCTGGCTACCTGGTTTTGCACCCCCAATGGGATTGATCCCAACTTACCTTTTGTGGAATCTTGGCACTACCAGTCGGCCTTTTAATGTTTATATTGTTTGGATTGAAACAGACCCCACTGGGCATCGAAACAATGTAGCTGTTGCTTCGATGTTGCCTGCTTTAAACATAATCTATATTCCCAATCCTCTGCGAGGACGATCAGCCATCGGTATGCGCCTTTTATATGGTCTATCGTTTTACAATTTGATAAATCCAAATTTTTGA
- a CDS encoding UPF0175 family protein, whose product MSVLVSDEILQAANMSDADLKRELAILLYQQKKLGISKARELAEMPLIEFQRELAQRQIPVFDDVAGFEAEIAQLKALGDL is encoded by the coding sequence ATGAGTGTGCTGGTCTCTGATGAAATTTTGCAAGCAGCAAATATGTCGGATGCTGACTTAAAGCGGGAGTTAGCAATATTGCTGTATCAGCAGAAAAAACTGGGAATCAGTAAAGCACGAGAGTTGGCAGAAATGCCATTGATTGAATTTCAGCGAGAGTTAGCACAACGGCAAATCCCAGTATTTGATGATGTGGCAGGATTTGAGGCAGAAATTGCCCAACTCAAAGCTTTGGGGGATCTGTGA